Proteins co-encoded in one Hemibagrus wyckioides isolate EC202008001 linkage group LG26, SWU_Hwy_1.0, whole genome shotgun sequence genomic window:
- the LOC131347096 gene encoding fibroblast growth factor 14-like isoform X3 produces MSPDGCLDGTKDDSTNSSLFNLIPVGLRIVAIQSVKTGLYIAMNAEGHLYTSELFTPECKFKESVFENYYVIYSSMLYRQQESGRAWFLGLNKEGQPMKGNRVKKTKPAAHFLPKPIEVAMYREPSLHDVGETVPKAGVPPSKSTEPVVMNGGKPVSKPDKET; encoded by the exons ATGAGCCCAGATGGATGTTTGGATGGGACCAAAGATGACAGCACTAACTCCT CACTGTTCAACCTCATCCCAGTGGGCCTTCGAATCGTTGCTATCCAGTCTGTGAAGACAGGTTTATACATTGCTATGAATGCAGAGGGCCATCTGTACACATCA GAGCTTTTCACACCAGAATGCAAGTTCAAAGAGTCGGTTTTTGAGAACTACTAcgtcatttattcatccatgcTCTACAGACAGCAGGAGTCAGGACGAGCCTGGTTCCTGGGCCTGAATAAAGAGGGCCAGCCTATGAAGGGGAACCGCGTGAAAAAGACAAAACCAGCTGCACACTTTCTACCCAAGCCCATAGAAG TCGCCATGTATCGAGAGCCCTCCTTGCATGATGTTGGTGAAACAGTTCCAAAGGCTGGAGTTCCTCCCAGCAAAAGCACAGAGCCAGTGGTCATGAATGGTGGCAAGCCTGTCAGCAAGCCTGACAAGGAGACATAG
- the LOC131347096 gene encoding fibroblast growth factor 14-like isoform X2 has protein sequence MAAAIASGLIRQKRQAREQHLHRPATHRRRKSPNKSKGLCNSNLVDIFSKVRIFGLKKRRLRRQDPQLKGIVTRLYCRQGYYLQMSPDGCLDGTKDDSTNSSLFNLIPVGLRIVAIQSVKTGLYIAMNAEGHLYTSELFTPECKFKESVFENYYVIYSSMLYRQQESGRAWFLGLNKEGQPMKGNRVKKTKPAAHFLPKPIEVAMYREPSLHDVGETVPKAGVPPSKSTEPVVMNGGKPVSKPDKET, from the exons ATGGCAGCGGCAATCGCCAGCGGTCTGATTCGGCAAAAGCGACAAGCGCGCGAGCAGCACCTGCACAGACCGGCGACTCACCGACGCAGGAAAAGCCCGAATAAGAGCAAGGGGCTGTGTAACAGCAACCTGGTCGACATCTTCTCCAAAGTGCGAATCTTTGGCCTCAAGAAGAGGAGACTACGGAGACAAG ATCCCCAGCTCAAGGGCATTGTAACCAGGTTATATTGCAGGCAAGGTTACTACTTGCAGATGAGCCCAGATGGATGTTTGGATGGGACCAAAGATGACAGCACTAACTCCT CACTGTTCAACCTCATCCCAGTGGGCCTTCGAATCGTTGCTATCCAGTCTGTGAAGACAGGTTTATACATTGCTATGAATGCAGAGGGCCATCTGTACACATCA GAGCTTTTCACACCAGAATGCAAGTTCAAAGAGTCGGTTTTTGAGAACTACTAcgtcatttattcatccatgcTCTACAGACAGCAGGAGTCAGGACGAGCCTGGTTCCTGGGCCTGAATAAAGAGGGCCAGCCTATGAAGGGGAACCGCGTGAAAAAGACAAAACCAGCTGCACACTTTCTACCCAAGCCCATAGAAG TCGCCATGTATCGAGAGCCCTCCTTGCATGATGTTGGTGAAACAGTTCCAAAGGCTGGAGTTCCTCCCAGCAAAAGCACAGAGCCAGTGGTCATGAATGGTGGCAAGCCTGTCAGCAAGCCTGACAAGGAGACATAG